GCGACCGAGGGGCGGAAAACCGCCCCTCGCTCACCGCGCCACCCCCTACTTCCGCGTCACCGGCTACTTCCGCGGCACCCCCGAAGACCCCCGGACCATCAGCTCCCCCCGAACCGTGGCGATCCCCCCGGGCGGCGGTTCCTCGCGCCCCATGGCGATCCGCCCGGCCCGGGCTCCCGCCTCCGACAGCGGCAACCGCACCGTCGTCAGCGAAGGCACCGCGTCCACGCTGAACGGCAGGTCGTCGAACCCGGCGACCGACACGTCGTCCGGGATCCGTCGTCCCGACTCCCGGAGTGCCGCGCACGCGCCGATCGCGACGGAGTCGTTCGCGGCGACGACGGCCGTCAGGGACGGGTCCCGGCGCAGCAGCTCCAGCGTGGCCTCGTAGCCCGACCTGCGGTCGTACCGTCCGTAGACGGTCCACCGGGGGTCCTCGTCGATCCCGTGGACCGCCAGTGCCGCCCGGTGTCCCTCCAGCCGGTGCCGGGTCGTCGTCCGTTCCTCCGGGCCCGCGATGTACCCGAGCCGCCGGTGTCCGAGCCCGATCAGGTGCTCGGTCAGTTCCTGCCCGCCCCCGCGGTTGTCGAAGGTCAGCGCGATCGCCGACGTGTCCGGTGCCGGCGGGCGCCCGCACAGCACCACCCTCGTCCCGGCCTCCGCGAGCCGCCGCAGTTTCGCCGAGACGGCCGCGAGGTGCGGCGGGTTCTCCACCGCGCCGCCGGTCAGTACGACCGCCGCCGCGCGCTGCCGCTGCAACAGGGTGAGGTACGTCAGCTCGCGCTCCGGGGAGCCGCCCGTGTTGCACACGACCGCCAGCCGCTCGCCGCCCGCGCGCCCGCCCGGGCCCGAGACCTCCGACTGGATGGCGCTCGCCATGATCCCGAAGAAGGGGTCGGCGATGTCGTTGACCAGAATCCCGACCAGGTCGGACGTGGCCGCGGCGAGCGCGCTCGCGGGGCCGTTCAGCACGTAGTCCAGTTCGTCCACGGCGCGCAGCACCCGTTCACGGGTGGATGCGGCCACGGGATAGTTCCCGTTCAGTACGCGCGACACCGTCGCGGGCGAGACCTGGGCGCGGGCCGCCACGTCCGCCAGGGTCACCGTCATGTCGTCGTCCTCCGGTCGCGCAACGTGTCGCCTGTCGCGTCGCTGTAAGTTGTCGTATTTTGCGTCTTCAGGTCCATACCGATGCAGACCCTATGACCTCCGGCCCCCGCTGTTCGCCCCCTCGAACAATTCGGCGTCTCTGTGCTCTTGTCCAGACCGCTGCACAGAGGCTAGCTTCTCCCTAGATAGAAAGCGCTTGCTGCAACGCTTGCCAGTAGGGCCGCCAGGGGCTGCTCTTCCACCGGGCGTACGCGGCGCGTACACCGCGTACCCCGCCCCTGTGGCACCTACGAAGGGAAAGACGTGACACGCAAGACGGTGCGTATCGCCATGAACGGCGTGACCGGGCGCATGGGCTATCGCCAGCACCTCGTCCGCTCGATCCTCGCCCTGCGCGAACAGGGCGGTCTCGACCTCGGTGACGGCACCGTGCTGTGGCCGGAACCGATCCTGGTCGGCCGCCGTGAACACGCGCTGAAGGCGCTCGCCGAGCAGCACGGCCTGGACCCCGAGAACATCTCCACCGACGTCGACGAGGTCCTCGCCGACCCGACCGTCGACATCTACTTCGACGCGCAGGTCACCTCCGCGCGCGAGGAGTCGATCCGGAAGG
The DNA window shown above is from Streptomyces sp. NBC_01451 and carries:
- a CDS encoding LacI family DNA-binding transcriptional regulator, whose translation is MTVTLADVAARAQVSPATVSRVLNGNYPVAASTRERVLRAVDELDYVLNGPASALAAATSDLVGILVNDIADPFFGIMASAIQSEVSGPGGRAGGERLAVVCNTGGSPERELTYLTLLQRQRAAAVVLTGGAVENPPHLAAVSAKLRRLAEAGTRVVLCGRPPAPDTSAIALTFDNRGGGQELTEHLIGLGHRRLGYIAGPEERTTTRHRLEGHRAALAVHGIDEDPRWTVYGRYDRRSGYEATLELLRRDPSLTAVVAANDSVAIGACAALRESGRRIPDDVSVAGFDDLPFSVDAVPSLTTVRLPLSEAGARAGRIAMGREEPPPGGIATVRGELMVRGSSGVPRK